The Thermodesulfobacteriota bacterium genome includes a region encoding these proteins:
- a CDS encoding right-handed parallel beta-helix repeat-containing protein yields the protein MRAASALGVVIVVLVASHMPMLGWAGETGDPDQAILQEVEERARELRQSLEPAAVPSPPQSPRQSGVTRTEVQQQMQEQMQREMRQRMQPLVESEMPLQNEPGAPPEDRPQATPQEIRQERQQRMQQEMQQRMQGSYRSEIESRVSGVPPAVLARQSSEPVEVPALGEAVAAALAAAAGEAQSLLAPERAWHGRVIRVPEEHRHIQAAVDAARPGDTVLVRPGTYREQLEMRSGVRLASDPSDRGDELVAVEGAMLQLPRRALRTIIDGTGFAASEHGMLDFAPGAGRDTVVDGFTIQSLPVQNHHLPGHAHGVNIRGASPVITNCLVRNMGSTGIGSHVIYRDQEAPMPERDFRQANIRQATAAVIYHNIVHGNLGLGIGCNHFAAPFILGNEVFGNNDESLGERTSPGIGIKHGAAPRIVGNIVHDNAGGGILSSAGEAQGRHPVDQAAHPTVERNVVFRNGSRRPGIGGHAVGSLSAPMTVAGNLLFEASATGIALESGTVGVVEDNLVAGSREPAIVVSGSTALALNRNRITGVADSPGILIFRQATVQEMAGNAVDRTTFGPRFRVEAGSTVVAPGS from the coding sequence ATGCGGGCGGCAAGTGCGCTGGGAGTGGTGATCGTGGTCCTGGTGGCGAGCCATATGCCGATGCTGGGCTGGGCCGGGGAGACCGGGGACCCTGACCAGGCGATCCTCCAGGAGGTGGAAGAGCGGGCCCGGGAGCTGCGCCAGAGCCTGGAGCCGGCCGCCGTCCCCTCGCCGCCCCAGTCCCCAAGGCAGTCCGGGGTGACGCGGACGGAGGTCCAGCAGCAGATGCAGGAGCAGATGCAACGCGAGATGCGGCAGCGGATGCAGCCGCTGGTCGAAAGCGAGATGCCCCTGCAAAACGAGCCGGGCGCCCCCCCGGAGGATCGACCCCAGGCCACTCCCCAGGAGATCCGGCAGGAGCGCCAGCAGCGGATGCAGCAGGAGATGCAGCAGCGGATGCAAGGCAGCTACCGCTCGGAGATCGAAAGCCGGGTCAGTGGCGTGCCGCCGGCGGTGCTTGCCCGGCAGAGCAGTGAGCCGGTGGAGGTGCCGGCCCTGGGAGAGGCGGTGGCGGCGGCCCTGGCGGCAGCGGCTGGCGAGGCCCAGTCCCTGCTGGCCCCGGAGCGTGCCTGGCACGGCCGGGTCATCCGGGTCCCCGAAGAGCACCGGCACATCCAGGCGGCCGTCGACGCGGCGCGGCCCGGGGACACCGTGCTGGTCCGGCCCGGGACCTACCGGGAGCAGTTGGAGATGAGGAGCGGCGTCCGGCTGGCGTCGGATCCTTCCGACCGGGGGGATGAGCTGGTGGCGGTGGAGGGGGCCATGCTGCAGCTGCCGCGGCGGGCCTTGCGCACCATCATCGATGGCACCGGCTTTGCCGCCTCGGAGCATGGGATGCTGGACTTTGCGCCCGGAGCCGGCCGGGATACGGTGGTGGACGGATTCACCATCCAGAGCCTGCCGGTGCAGAACCACCATCTGCCGGGCCATGCCCACGGCGTCAACATCCGGGGCGCCAGCCCGGTCATCACCAACTGTCTGGTCCGGAACATGGGCAGCACCGGCATCGGCAGCCACGTGATCTACCGGGACCAGGAGGCGCCGATGCCGGAGCGGGATTTCCGGCAGGCCAACATCCGGCAGGCCACCGCGGCGGTCATCTACCACAACATCGTTCACGGCAACCTGGGTCTGGGGATCGGCTGCAACCATTTTGCGGCGCCGTTCATCCTGGGCAACGAGGTTTTCGGCAACAACGACGAGTCCCTGGGGGAGCGGACCTCGCCGGGGATCGGCATCAAGCACGGCGCCGCACCGCGCATCGTCGGCAACATCGTGCACGACAATGCCGGCGGCGGCATTCTGTCCAGCGCTGGCGAGGCCCAGGGCCGCCATCCCGTGGATCAGGCGGCGCATCCCACGGTGGAAAGGAACGTGGTCTTCCGCAACGGCTCCCGGCGGCCGGGCATCGGCGGCCATGCCGTGGGCTCGCTGTCAGCGCCCATGACCGTCGCCGGCAACCTTCTTTTCGAGGCCAGCGCCACGGGCATTGCCCTGGAAAGCGGCACCGTCGGCGTCGTCGAGGACAACCTGGTGGCCGGCAGCCGGGAGCCGGCCATCGTCGTCTCCGGCAGCACGGCGCTGGCCCTCAACCGGAATCGCATCACCGGTGTCGCGGATTCCCCGGGGATTCTGATCTTCCGCCAGGCTACGGTGCAGGAGATGGCCGGCAATGCCGTGGACCGGACCACCTTCGGCCCGCGCTTCCGGGTCGAGGCTGGCAGCACGGTCGTGGCGCCGGGGTCGTGA